The proteins below are encoded in one region of Syntrophotalea carbinolica DSM 2380:
- the dinB gene encoding DNA polymerase IV, with protein sequence MYPVCRQGDIMSGTQPEKRIILHLDMDAFYASVEQLDSPELKGQPVVVGGHRSRGVVCACSYEARTFGIHSAMPMSRALRLCPQAIVQPVRMARYQEISRQVFDIFGRYTDLVEPLSVDEAFLDVTASRRLFGEGWDIAEKIRRDVRDELGLPISAGIAPNKFLAKLASEQAKPDGVFQVPERVDDFLLSLPLKRLWGVGPVLLKSLQKMGLRTVADLRHMDRADMERCFGQAGERLIQLAHGEDERPVEPQRSLKSIGHEDTFDQDIFERETMHVALLDLVERVAARLRKHGLIGTTLTLKVKYADFSTVTRSRSVADGICHARDMLHLAKQLLEKTEAGKKPVRLLGVSLANLMDADSGQGLLFDEDRRNQLKGLEQAMDHVRERYGEKGLCRATLVGHRRRSLTRE encoded by the coding sequence TTGTATCCGGTTTGTCGCCAAGGGGATATCATGTCGGGGACGCAGCCCGAAAAACGCATCATCCTGCATCTGGATATGGACGCTTTTTACGCAAGCGTCGAGCAGCTGGATAGTCCGGAGCTGAAAGGACAACCGGTTGTGGTCGGCGGGCATCGTTCGCGTGGGGTGGTGTGCGCCTGTTCCTATGAAGCCAGAACTTTCGGCATTCATTCTGCCATGCCCATGAGCCGTGCACTTCGATTGTGTCCACAGGCCATCGTGCAACCGGTACGGATGGCCAGGTATCAGGAAATCTCACGGCAGGTGTTCGATATATTCGGTCGGTACACAGACCTGGTTGAACCCTTATCGGTGGATGAGGCGTTTCTCGATGTTACCGCCAGTCGACGTCTTTTTGGCGAAGGCTGGGATATTGCCGAAAAAATCCGTCGGGATGTCAGGGATGAACTGGGACTGCCCATCAGTGCGGGTATTGCACCGAATAAATTCCTGGCCAAATTGGCTTCGGAGCAGGCTAAACCGGATGGTGTTTTTCAGGTACCGGAACGGGTGGATGATTTTCTACTGTCATTGCCCCTGAAGCGGCTATGGGGGGTGGGCCCGGTGCTGTTGAAGTCTTTGCAGAAAATGGGGTTGCGGACGGTGGCCGATTTACGCCATATGGATCGTGCTGATATGGAACGGTGCTTCGGGCAGGCCGGTGAGCGGCTTATACAATTGGCGCATGGAGAGGATGAACGACCGGTAGAACCGCAACGCAGCCTCAAATCTATTGGTCATGAGGATACATTTGACCAGGATATTTTTGAACGTGAAACAATGCATGTGGCGCTTCTTGATCTGGTGGAGCGGGTGGCGGCACGTTTAAGAAAGCATGGTCTGATCGGTACAACCCTTACACTCAAGGTGAAATATGCAGATTTTTCGACAGTAACACGTTCCAGAAGTGTTGCGGATGGGATCTGCCATGCCAGGGACATGCTGCACCTGGCGAAGCAACTGCTGGAGAAGACAGAGGCCGGGAAAAAACCGGTGCGCCTGCTTGGCGTCAGCCTGGCCAATTTGATGGATGCAGACAGCGGACAGGGTTTATTGTTCGATGAAGATCGCCGGAACCAGCTGAAAGGTTTGGAACAGGCCATGGATCACGTGCGAGAAAGGTACGGCGAAAAAGGGCTCTGTCGTGCAACCCTGGTAGGACATCGCCGAAGGAGTTTAACGCGGGAGTAA
- a CDS encoding sugar phosphate isomerase/epimerase family protein, with protein sequence MRDPMHVHIPFSQWDQHFPLLLKHRLQPELAFKWPDLDPSLLPAVKRAGQQLAEEGLGVTVHAPFMDLNPGAIEPLVREATRQRWMQTLEVAELLQARLVVLHPGFDRWRYGGQSQPWIDACLDFLPPLLEQAASQECLLVLENIFEETPDTLAAVLKTLDSPWLGHCFDAGHWNLFAKCSMEQWFEALAPWIRHLHIHDNSGDRDAHLAIGEGNIDFPLLFDYMKNLQSSPSMTLEIHDCEALLRCVGSVKSLLPR encoded by the coding sequence ATGCGTGATCCAATGCATGTTCATATCCCGTTCAGCCAATGGGATCAGCACTTTCCCCTGCTGCTGAAACACCGTCTGCAACCTGAACTCGCTTTTAAATGGCCCGATCTCGATCCGTCGTTACTGCCGGCCGTCAAACGAGCCGGCCAACAGCTCGCCGAAGAGGGGCTTGGCGTGACGGTACATGCCCCCTTTATGGATCTCAACCCCGGAGCGATAGAACCCCTGGTTCGGGAAGCGACGCGTCAGCGCTGGATGCAGACCCTGGAGGTTGCCGAACTCCTTCAGGCTCGACTGGTGGTCCTTCATCCCGGCTTTGATCGCTGGCGTTACGGTGGCCAGAGTCAACCCTGGATCGATGCCTGCCTGGACTTTTTACCGCCCCTTCTGGAACAGGCTGCAAGCCAGGAGTGCCTGCTGGTGCTGGAAAATATTTTCGAGGAAACTCCCGATACGCTGGCGGCGGTATTGAAGACCCTCGATTCGCCATGGCTGGGTCATTGCTTCGATGCCGGACACTGGAACCTGTTTGCCAAGTGTTCCATGGAGCAGTGGTTTGAGGCTCTTGCACCCTGGATACGTCATCTGCATATTCACGACAACAGCGGCGATCGCGATGCCCATCTGGCGATAGGGGAGGGGAACATCGATTTTCCTCTGCTTTTCGATTATATGAAAAATCTGCAAAGCTCACCCAGCATGACCCTTGAGATCCATGACTGTGAAGCTCTTTTGCGCTGTGTCGGCAGTGTCAAATCGTTACTCCCGCGTTAA
- a CDS encoding potassium channel family protein has translation MNPVRHLRFSLLILVLAIGLGTAGYILIEGWDFLDSLYMTVITLATVGYKEVHDLSTEGKIFTISLIVFGVATIAYAAGSLLQLMVEGQILHMLGRRKLEKRINQMEGHYIICGYGRIGTLISQEFISRPVPFVIVERDQAICDSLAKEGILFVQGDATDDDTLIQAGILRAKGLITAVTSESANVYITLTARGLNPDLFILARSVEEGSEIKLKRAGATKVISPYRIGANRMAWAVLRPSVVDFIDIAVGSESLELQLEEIRVAPTSTLVDKSLVSSDIRRAWGIMIIAIKKSSGAMLFNPESNTTIDAEDILITLGEPPAIRKLEQVACGGTVNA, from the coding sequence ATGAATCCTGTCCGTCACTTGCGTTTTTCTCTGTTGATTCTGGTCCTGGCTATCGGGCTGGGCACCGCCGGATATATCCTCATAGAAGGCTGGGATTTTCTTGACTCCCTTTATATGACGGTTATCACTTTGGCAACCGTCGGTTATAAAGAGGTACATGACCTTTCCACAGAAGGCAAGATTTTTACCATAAGCCTCATTGTCTTCGGTGTCGCCACCATCGCCTATGCTGCCGGGAGCCTCCTGCAACTGATGGTTGAGGGACAAATCCTGCATATGCTCGGGAGAAGAAAATTGGAAAAACGCATCAACCAGATGGAAGGCCACTACATCATTTGCGGGTACGGCCGCATCGGGACGCTTATCAGTCAGGAATTCATCTCCAGACCCGTGCCCTTTGTCATCGTGGAACGTGATCAGGCTATCTGTGATAGCCTGGCCAAAGAAGGCATTCTTTTCGTCCAAGGCGATGCCACCGATGATGACACCCTGATACAGGCAGGTATCCTGCGTGCCAAAGGATTAATCACGGCCGTTACCTCAGAATCTGCCAACGTTTACATCACCCTGACAGCCCGCGGCCTCAACCCGGACCTGTTTATTCTGGCCCGTAGCGTCGAAGAAGGATCGGAAATCAAACTCAAACGCGCCGGTGCCACCAAGGTAATCTCGCCCTATCGCATCGGTGCCAACCGTATGGCCTGGGCGGTCCTGAGGCCATCGGTGGTCGATTTCATCGATATCGCCGTCGGCAGTGAAAGTCTGGAGCTGCAGCTCGAGGAAATCCGCGTGGCACCGACCTCTACACTGGTGGATAAATCCCTGGTGTCATCGGATATCCGCCGCGCCTGGGGCATCATGATTATCGCCATCAAAAAGAGCAGCGGCGCCATGCTGTTCAATCCTGAATCCAATACCACTATCGACGCTGAGGATATTCTCATTACCCTTGGCGAGCCGCCTGCCATCCGCAAGCTCGAACAGGTGGCCTGCGGAGGTACTGTCAATGCGTGA